A stretch of DNA from Archangium lipolyticum:
ATGGTTCGCCCGGACACCACGCAGGCAGCCGCAGGAGGCTCCATCTCATGGCGAAGGCGAAGTACGTGCTGGCAGTGGACCAGGGCACCACCGGGACGCACGTCTCCATCCTGGACGACAAGCTCCGGGTGGTGGGCAGCGGCTACCGCGAGTTCACCCAGTACTTCCCCAAGCCCTCCTGGGTGGAGCATGACCTGGAGGAGATCTGGGCCAGCGTCGAGTACTGCGTCCGCCAGGCCCTGAAGAACGCGGGGCTGGCGGGCAAGGACATCTCCGCGGTGGGCATCACCAACCAGCGCGAGACGACGGGCCTGTGGCTGCGCGACGGGGGCAAGCCCCTGGCCCATGCCATCGTGTGGCAGGACCGGCGCACCTCGGAGCACTGCGCGAAGCTGCGCGAGCAGGGCGAGGAGGCCCGGGTGCGCAAGACGACGGGCCTGGTGTTGGACCCGTACTTCTCGGGCACCAAGCTGAGCTGGATGATGGAGCACGTGAAGGGGGCCCGGAAGCGCGCCGAGAAGGGGGATGCGTGCTTCGGCACCATCGACACCTGGCTCGTCTACAAGATGACCGGGGGCCAGACGCACGTCACCGACGTGTCCAACGCCAGCCGCACCCTGCTCATGGACGTGTCCCTGCTCAAGTGGGACGAGGCCATGCTGTCCCTCTTCAAGGTGCCGTCCGCGTGCCTGCCGGAGATTCGCGGCTCGGCCGAGGTGTATGGCACCACGAAGGGCATGCGCGGCCTGCCGGACGGCATCCCCATCAGCGGCATGGCGGGAGACCAGCAGTCGGCCCTCTTCGGGCAGGCGTGCTTCAGCCCTGGAGAGGCCAAGTGCACCTACGGCACCGGCGCCTTCCTGCTGATGAACACGGGCGAGGCCCCCGTGTACTCGAGCGCGGGGCTGCTCACCACGGTGGCCTGGCGCATCGGGGACAAGACGGCGTACGCGCTGGAGGGCAGCTCCTTCATCGCCGGCGCCGCGGTGCAGTGGCTGCGCGACGGGCTGAAGGTCATCAAGAAGGCCGGGGACGTGGAGCCGCTGGCCGCCAGTGTGAAGGAGAGCGGGGACGTGGTGTTCGTCCCGGCGCTCGCGGGGCTCGGGGCTCCGCACTGGCGTCCCGAGGCGCGCGGCCTCTTCGCCGGCATCGACCGCTCCACCACGGTGGCCCACCTGGCGCGCGCGGCGCTGGAGGGCGTGGCGATGCAGATCAACGACCTGGCCGATGCCATGCGGCGCGACACCGGCCGGGAGATTCCGGCCTTCAAGGTGGACGGAGGCGCCTCGGCCAACAACCTGATGATGCAGTTCCAGGCGGACATGCTCGGCACCGAGGTGGTGCGCCCGCAGAACCTGCAGACGACCAGCCTGGGAGCGGCCTTCCTGGCGGGCCTGGGAGCGGGGGTGTGGAGCGGCACGGACGCCATCCGCCGCGCCTGGAAGGTGGGCAAGGTCTTCAAGCCGAAGATGAAGGCGGAGGTGCGTGAGCGGCACCTGACGAAGTGGCGGCGCGCGGTGGAGCGCGCCTGAGACAGCCTCCCCCGATTCACGATAGGAGAAAGCGCCCATGGCCTACGACAAGACGCAGCTGGCCCCCGAGGCCCTGAAGCAGTTCCTCACCGAGCACCCCGAGTGGAAGCACGAGGGCGGGATGCTCCGCCGTACGTATGAAGCGCCGAGCTTCCTGGCGGGCATCGAGTTCGTGAGCCGGGTGGCGAAGGCGGCCGAGGCCGCGGACCACCACCCGGACATCGACATCCGGTGGCGCAAGGTGACGCTGGCGCTGGTGACGCACGACGCGGGCGGCCTGACGTGGCGGGACACGAAGCTGGCGGCCGAGTCGGACACGCTGTTCACCCAGGTGGTGAAGCAGGGCTGATGCGAGCCGTCCTCTTTCTCTGGGTGGTGCTGCTGGCGGCTCCGGCGGCGTGGGCGCAGGACGAGGTCCCCGAGGCCACGCGGCCGGAGCGGCTGTACCTCAACTCCGGCGTGCTGATGGGCTCGTCGCGGGTGGTGGCGATGGGCGGTGCCTACGTGGGCATCGCCGAGGGCGTGGCGGGCTTCACCAACAACCTGGCCGCGCTCGCCCACCGCTCGCCGCAGCTGGACCGGGACTGGGACGTGGGCGTGACGCTGTCCTGGATGGACCTGCCGCTGGCCAAGGCCAAGGGCAAGGACCTGGACAACGACGGCTTCGCCGACGACGCGCCCACCACGCTCCAGCTGCTGGGCGCGGTGCTGCTGCAGTACCGCAACTTCGGCATGGGCTTCTCACTGCGCAGCTACCAGGTGGGCTACTGCAACACCGTCCACTGCGACCGGAGCGACCTCATCCGCGTGTCTCTCATCCAGACGGCGCTGGCGGGGGCGCTGGCGCTGGGGCGGGACGACTTCATCCTCGGCTTCGGCATCTACAGCGCGCAGGCGGTCCTCAGCCACAAACCGGAGGGGGACTGGCGGTACGGGAACACGGGCATCGCGCTGGACATGCTCTACCGGCCGCAGGGCAGGCCGTACCGGTTGGGGGTGTCGGTGAGGCCGGAGGTGGTGGGGCAGTGGCGGCGGGACGTGGGACAGGTGCCCTTCATCGCGGGCCGGCAGCTGTACTCGGCGGTGGTGTCACCGGCGGTGCTGTCGCTGGGAGTGAGCTGGCGGCTGGGAGAGGGGGCCGAGCACTACAACCGGCTCTCGCCCGCGGCGCGCAGACAGATGCTGGAGGGGGAGCACTTCGCGGAGGTGCCGCCGGAGGACGAGGGAGGGCTGGCGGGCCGGTGGCTGCTCAGCGCGCAGGCGGACTTCATCTCTCCGGCGGAGAACGCGGTGTCGATCCACTCCTTCACGGCCCTGACGGATCCGGTGAAGGTGGGGGCGTCGGGGATGCTGCAACCGAGGCTGGGGGTAGAGCACGAGACCTGGCCTGGGCGGCTGCGCACGAGGCTGGGGGTGTTCGTGGAACCCTCGCCCTTCGCGGACCACCTGCCGAGACCGCACCTGACGGGAGGCTTCGAGCTGTTCCTGTTCCGCTACCTGGAGGACTGGGCGCTGACAGCCTCCTTCGATGCCTCGAGGCGTTACTCGAACTTCGGTATTTCGGTGGGCTTCTGGCGTTAATGTCCCCGTCCCCAACTCCTCCCTCTCCCTCTGGGAGAGGGTCGGGGTGAGGGTATAAGAGCCCCCAGGTTGCCCCCGTGTTGAAGACCGCGCTCCTCACCGTCCTGGCCCTGATCGGATTCGCGGCCAACTCGCTGCTGTGCCGGGCCGCCCTGGAGAACGGAGCCTGGCGGATCGACGCGGCGAGCTTCACCAGCATCCGGCTCATCTCAGGAGCGCTGGTGCTCTGGCTGCTCCTGCGAGCACGAGGCGGCAGCGAACGCCGGGGCTCATGGGGCTCGGCGCTGGCGCTATTCACCTACGCGGCGGGCTTCTCGCTGGCGTACGTGCGAATCCCGGCGGGAGTGGGCGCGCTGCTCCTCTTCGGATGCGTGCAGGCGACGATGCTGGGCGTGGGCCTGTTCCGGGGCGAGCGCCCGCGGG
This window harbors:
- the glpK gene encoding glycerol kinase GlpK, with the translated sequence MAKAKYVLAVDQGTTGTHVSILDDKLRVVGSGYREFTQYFPKPSWVEHDLEEIWASVEYCVRQALKNAGLAGKDISAVGITNQRETTGLWLRDGGKPLAHAIVWQDRRTSEHCAKLREQGEEARVRKTTGLVLDPYFSGTKLSWMMEHVKGARKRAEKGDACFGTIDTWLVYKMTGGQTHVTDVSNASRTLLMDVSLLKWDEAMLSLFKVPSACLPEIRGSAEVYGTTKGMRGLPDGIPISGMAGDQQSALFGQACFSPGEAKCTYGTGAFLLMNTGEAPVYSSAGLLTTVAWRIGDKTAYALEGSSFIAGAAVQWLRDGLKVIKKAGDVEPLAASVKESGDVVFVPALAGLGAPHWRPEARGLFAGIDRSTTVAHLARAALEGVAMQINDLADAMRRDTGREIPAFKVDGGASANNLMMQFQADMLGTEVVRPQNLQTTSLGAAFLAGLGAGVWSGTDAIRRAWKVGKVFKPKMKAEVRERHLTKWRRAVERA
- a CDS encoding 4a-hydroxytetrahydrobiopterin dehydratase — encoded protein: MAYDKTQLAPEALKQFLTEHPEWKHEGGMLRRTYEAPSFLAGIEFVSRVAKAAEAADHHPDIDIRWRKVTLALVTHDAGGLTWRDTKLAAESDTLFTQVVKQG